The Coffea arabica cultivar ET-39 chromosome 2c, Coffea Arabica ET-39 HiFi, whole genome shotgun sequence genome includes the window CTGAGAACATTAAAAAAGAgggccgggggggggggggttgagAATCGTTttctatccaagtccaaatacaTATGCTACTTCCAGTTTCTAATTCAGATAGCCGGCGGGTTATTAAGGGCTCAAAGACTCGTCATTTTGTCTATGCCTTGGGTAATTTTACAGTCTACTCAAATGACCAAATCCAGAAGCAGTAAATGCAGGAGGCATTCCGCCGGCCATTTGACACCGCTCTGCAGCCTCCTGACACCGCCGGCCATTTTTCCTCTCCCAAACACCCCCCCAAAAGCCCCATCCCATTTTACCAACCACTCCACACCCACACAAACAAACTAAAAACACACCcattaacacacacacacacacaggcAGAAACCCAACTTCACTATTACATTCCACCATGACCAACCACCCAAACACACCAAAGCCATTCCAATTCCCCAACCCAACCCAAACGACAAAGAATCTCCACttcctcattttcttcttcttcttcttctttctaatACCAGTAGTAGTAGTATACTGTATTTAACTAAGTACTGTAGCAGTAGAATCAATAATATTTCCTGACACGTGCCACTCACGTGTCCTTCAGAAAAaacacccaacccaacccaacccaacccaacccaccATTAATTTCGTCCTCACTCCTCTCCTTCATCTTCCCCTCACCGGTCCCCTCCGTCCCTCATAAATACTCACCCCGTCCCCCTCCCCTACCCACCCCCCAACCCCATAAACTTCTTCAACATTTACTTGCCTAATTTCACCATTTAAGTCTccgacaaaaaggaaaaaaaaaaaagaagaaaataagatGTCCTTTTTATATCCACCGCCACCTCCTCCCCCAATCACAACCGCCAGCCCCGGCGGCTCATCTTCCACCACGATCGTCATCCCTCATCCTCAGTACGACAGCTCCATTCACCCTGACGTCATGAACGACACCTCaccttccccttccccctctGCCTCCATCATCATCGTCATCATCGTCATTGCTTCTGCTATTATCGTCTCCGCCTCCATCTACCTCCTTCTCCGCTTCCTCTCCCGCCGTTGCCACCGCACTTTCCGCACATTTTCTTCCACTTCAGTCGCGGATGACGTCGTGTTGCAGAACCGGCGAATTTCGGTTTCTGGATGCGTAGACGACCGTCGTGTAGCGGATAGCAGCTTGTTCGACTCGTTGCCGCTTTTCACTTTCGGCTCCGTCACGGGAAAGCTCGCCGCCGGGGATTGCGCTGTCTGCCTTTCGAAATTTGAGCCCCAGGATCAACTCCGACTGCTACCTCTGTGTTGTCACGCGTTTCATGCTCATTGTATTGACACGTGGCTTGCCTCCAACTTGACTTGTCCGCTCTGCCGGATTGCCGTAAATGCATCAGATGCCGACGTACTCAGCAAAATCATCGCCTCCTCTGAAGGTACTCAGAGGAACAATGATATGAATAGCAATGGAAATAACAACGTGAACAGAAGCGGCAGTTTCAGGGTCGAGATAGGTAGTATCAGTAGCCGGCGAGGAACATCTGACACCTCGGGAGACGGTCGGAGGTCCTATTCTATCGGTTCATTTGATTACATCGTCGACGACGGATGTGAGGTTCCGGTTGACTCGACGCATCACAGAGGCGTCTCTGATTGTACTTCGACGGATAAGGAGTCCTTTGGCATTCCCGTTACTGGTCCTCCGGGAGAGAGTTTGGCTGCAGAGGTGGCCGGCGGTCGGAGTTGGCTTAGAGATTACGTGGACAGGTTGAGTTCTTTCTCGTTCTCTTCTCGTACCATGTCGTTCCGGAGCTCCGGGAGGTACATGTTCGGAAGCAGTCGCCGGAACGACGTGGTCGTCCCAGTCGCCGACTTGGAGGCGAATCCGAATCCAATAGGGGAGGAGATTGGCGAGTATTTTCGGTGGCTATCAGGGGtatgaattgtaaaattcaaTTACAGGTCAAGGGCAACTTAGTCTATTCAGAATTCACAGACAGTTACCCATTTTTGCTGCATCCACTGcctttcttttaattttctcttttccctGAAGTGGATCTAGCAAAAAGTACAATGTAGATAGTGCTAATTAGctacttattttttttccccattttctttatatatatatatatatttttaaaacctggCGTTGATTACTTATCAAGTCAAACCATAATCATACTAATTCTTTTCAACTTTTAATTTCACAAAGGGAATGGGTTTTGGCAAAATTTGTGGAGTGATTGATGGGCAATTAGTCCGATTGCTGGTGGTCGTATTGAATTAGATggtgaattttattttattttttaatttttagcaaATTTAAGGGGGTGATTTAGTTACAATAAAGAGAAAATTGAGCAGCGGATTTGGTGTCCTAATTAGCAAATATCGTtttgaattgaattttaaaAACTTACTGAATTTTTGTTGATTCAGATTTATTGGAGTGTAGTGCTAATATAGTAGTGCCACCGGGACGTAGTTGAACTTGGTAAGCTAAAAGTTTTGGTCAAAACTTTGATAGATAAGGTTCGTGAAGTTAGTTTAACCAAAACTGAAGCTGGAGTACGCACGTAGAGGTGGCATCCATTTCAATTCACGGTGTTTTCTATATAGGACTTTGCCATTTTTAGTGGCAAAGTTTAGCCAAGGAAATCTTAAGAGGGCCCCTTCAGCTTGTTTTCTAGTCACCATTATGCACAGTGCAATATTCCTGATTCACAAAATCAAGTAATGTCTGCTGGGTTGTAGCAGGGGTGTGTAAAAtcgaaaaatttcaaattcgatAATTCGGAATGAATCGaaaattagaattttgattttgaattcgtCGAATTCAGTAACGAAATTTTTcaaatcgaaatcgaaatttcTATTTCAActtcaaatatatttttcatatatatataatatttatattataataataatttttatattcatgaattcggtgaaatcggaattcctatttcaatttcaatttcgttttcacacatatatatatatatataatattttatatatatatgtaatataatatttatattataataataataatttttatattcatgaattcggtgaaatcggaattcaccgaattccgaattgaattcgaaattggtgaattcgaaatcggtcaaaaattctgataccaaaattccgaaaaatttcgatttcaaagTTCCGAATTACCGATTTTGATTTCGATTCACACCCCTAGTTTTTAATCAGGGTAACGGATGATCGTTGGTCGacatttttcttgaattatcgTTATCCCCTTCAGCTTAAAAATGGTGAATAGATGAAACAAATTACATCTAAAATTACGATAATAATACGTTTGCCCGTTTAGGTAGCTATATGCATAGGTGACAAACAAATTCATTTAATATAAAAAGGTGgacatgcttttttttttttttttttttttctatttggaTAAAAAAAAGTCATCATTCATAAACAGATATAAACATATCTGAATAAAAATTTACAACCATACACAGATAGCTATAAACAGATCTGAATGACAAAACTAGATAGAGTAAATCTATAGACAtgaaaagtcaagaaaatatattaTTGTTTGGGCGGTTGTATGTAGCCTAAAGTGTGTTCTTCTTTTTAACCTCCTGGGTGCTTAAGTATGCAAACTTCAAGTTTTATGAATTCGATAATTAAACAAAGTTATTCGATCTCATTATCAAAACTTGCTTGCTTCTCTTCATGTGTTtagattttgtttttttcttggtTCTTATTTATGCTGCTTTGTTTGAGGGTATAAAGTGTAAACATACAGGTCCATGGTCCTCCCGTTGTCATGGTTCGAGTACTAACACATAGGCTTTGGCATattcttttgctttttcaaAGACAAAAACTAGAGACAATGGCGTTATCGAACTGATGCTTGTTTATCCATTTTGCATTATTGGGGTTTCTCCCTTCAAGGACGCTGCTATTATCAACTTCTAGGCGGGTTTTCATACTACTATATTACTAATTAATTACTACTATATAAGCAATCAGATTAGATTACGTCACGGGGCAAGACAAGAATTTTAGATGGTCTTATCGATGTGTTCTGTTCTTCAACTCCAAAGTGCAaccaaacaacaaaagaaatgtGTTTGTTCTTTTGCAAACGGATTTACCTTACGAAACACAAGACCTTTCGTGCCACTTCTGCCCAATGCCAGCAGTTCCCTCctcattacttatatatatatatatattgcattgTCCATAAATGGGCACAAACTGaatacttatatatatatatatatatatatatataaagtaaatattatatacactgacagtgtatgtACTATCACGACTAGATGCAAGAcacatatgtaaaatttgaatttcaaatttacattaTGTATCATACATTCAATAGTGaaaatatatacattatcagtcagtgtataaaaaattaattcatatatattCTGTTCAATCTAGTAATTTGCTGATTAGTATTCCTGATTATGAGCCAGATTTTAATTTTGAGGATAATTGTTTTGATGTAAGAGTCAAGGGCGTTAAGTGAGAGCTTTTGAGACGGGTGTGCGTGGAGGAGTGGTGGAGTAGTGGTTCATAGTTTATAATATCCACATTCTTCTCAGCACAGATTTTGGTTGCATGTGATATTAGTTCTCCAAATATTGGTGACAGTGATTGTTTGGTCATCTGCGACCGCAAGTGGTCCACATTTAAGAAGGTCTAGGCTAGGatcatgtgtatatatatattttttctaaagttaaaaaaaaaaaaaaaaaaagaaggaacatGTATATatctttaaaaaagaaaagaaaagaaaaacttcacTTTCCTATAAACATGGACCGTTTGTCTGTGTCCAAGCTCAACACTCTCATTATCCACGTCTGCCCAACTAACTATTTTCCTGatccaaattttctaattttttcaaCCACTGAATGAATCCAAAGAACACCATGGAGGGTGCCATGTAAATAGTTTTGGGTAATGCCacttccccttttttcttttttgaaatgGAGGCCCACGGATAGCCAAGTTACTGTTACTTCAGAAGAATTAaatagggttaaaaacaaaaaagttttcTATGATAAACTTAATATACAGAAAATTTTCaatggtttcaaaacatacaaaaatgACATcccatactttgaactaaattgtaaaggtgatgaaattcgttaaacttaacgggGAAGGACGAAAGGGCAAAAATGCCCGGATATAACCAAGTAAAAGACAATTCAGCAAAatcatttgtttcattttttagagagagagaattgGAAGTTAAAGGGTAGAACatgtatatttgttaaaaattagatataaattttttttttagattctaTTCAGTCATTTCTGTCAattttaacggattccgtcacctttacaatttaattcaaagTATGAGATTTCGTTTTGTACGTTCTGAAATCATAATTTACGGGGGCTTTTTGTATATTAGATTTACCATAATGTGCTTTTTTGTTGTTTGCCCAATTAAATATGAGGCTTTCTCCCCACCCCCTCCCTTTTGCCAAAAACCTAAAATAGGGACTAATAAATTCCTAAACTTAAGTAGAATTAAACATGAGGACTCCCCTTCTATATATTTTTAGATACTCCCCGGAATGCCAAGGCCGAAACACACTTACACGAGAGGGGTAATATAATTATTGTAGCTAATTATATTTTGCATTTCAATTGCAAGGTGACGCCAAAGGTTATAAAGTTGTCTTTTCATGAATTACTTAATAATGAGATACATTTTAAAGACCATCAAGGGATCAGAGGGGGTTATGTCTCTGGAAATACTTATCGAATGGTGAAAGTATATTAAAGCCAACACAAGTACCCTAACAAGTAAGGGTTAATTCCGTTTTATACTTGTCAATTATATAAGGTTCCCACTTGACTAATTTAGTTCTTAAACTTTAGATGAGGACACTTTGTCTCTAAACTACACCTCAATTCCTATTAATTTGGCTTCCGAATTCTTAGATTGAGACACTTTAGCCCCTCCTCAATTATACTCTGATTCACACTTAATTTAGTCCTTGTACTTCTTTGTTCCCTCTAATTTTAGAATTCCTTAGTTactgtttaatttttttaatttgttgcTCAGGTGACTagtattttgttaattttgggaGTTCATTTAATGATTGTGCTTGATTAGGACGGTTTTTACAGTTTAAGATCTAAAATGTCTCAATTTATAGTTTAAGGACTGAAGTTGGAATTGAAGTATAGTTGAAGGTgcaaattgaaattaaaataCCAAGTAGATATGCGAGGTCACCAAACAGTTCTCTGAAATGTTCTACGAAGACAAACATGCCAGAAGAATAGTACTGAGATCAAAGCTTTTGCTATCTATCTGTCTTTGCCAAGAGAGAGGCGTACGTAATTACTTGCACTGCACGCCCTGTCTTCCACCTCTCTCTCGTATCTTTATAACCAAAAGCACCCGTTGAATAAGCAGCCTATATATACTAAAGCGAAATTCGCCGTCGAACTTTTTAATTTTGTGCGACCATAATGATCCCATTGAAGTAACTTTTTTCTCACTTTAGTTCATACTCAGCTTTCTGCATTAGACCCATCCATGTTTTCTTGGGTTATAAGATATACATTTAGCTCCCTGGACTGGAGTATTATGAACTCAATTCATGCTACGTATGTTAATAAATGATCATACAATAGATTTTTGAGGTTTGGTTGAGTGAAGTAGTGGCAATCAAcgggaatatatatatatatatatatatatgggggGTGAATTTGTGTTCTAGTAAATGTTTTTTGTTATTTCTATCTTCTCTTGGTGATTTGTTTACGGGTGATTTTGAGCATGTTGAATAGTGTGAAAGATTAAGTTACTTCAAGAAAACATGTCATACACTGTTAACCTGCAAAAAATATGTTCATTATAATTATTTGGTGTCGACTATATTACATCAAGCACTAGTTCGTGTATCAGAATATTAATTACTCCTAAATAAAAGCTTAGAAAACATCTGTTATCTAGGAGTTTGAGAAATATGTACATTTGAGACTTTAATATCTAACAAGAAAAAGATAggaatcatgtttttttttccccttttttggtACAAAGCAGATAAAAGGATCACAACAATTTAGATaactttaaaattttatttgtttaaggTTGGTAGTTTTAAAGATGCTTGCAGCACTAATTGGTGATTAAAGAATGAAGATATTTCTGTAAATTCaaatatacaagaaattaactcATGTTTGTATTGTCTGAATCCTGTGTCCCTTAAAGAGATGGAGATCTACATCAAAaactttttgtttccaaaaatttGTAAACAAGGTTTTAAACTATTCGTAAGGTGTCTGTGCACAATATTTAATAAAGTGTTACAATGGAGCCATACATGCAAGCCATGTCTTAATTTTATTCATTCAAattgctttgaaaaaaaaaaacactatttGGCATTGAGTTAtatttggaatttttggaattaaTCAATTCAAAGATTGACAAGAAACTATATCAAGTTTTAGTGACAACATATTAAAGTTATCAGCATTCAGGCACCAAAAAGTGTTGGTATCTAGAAAGCTTTCTTGAGATCCATCTCTCCGCTATCTAGAAAGTTCTGGTATGCTCCTAAGAGTCTCAAACAACTCAAATAACCATTAAAAACGTAATTTGtccaaaaaaaacttaaaaaaattgTCCAAATTATGCAGCAACACATCCACTTGGTGCCAGTAGTCGGAATACTAGCCAATCTATTTCAGCAACATTGTTAAGAGTCTTGCCGCAACACGAATAACCATTAAAAAACGTAATAAGTCCAAAACAAAAACTATTCAAATTGTGCAGCAACATGATCAACTATGTGCTAGTAGTCAAAATATTGAACAATACAATGCTTTGACCCTACAGATATAgcactaaaataaatataaaaataacacaaaaacacaaaaatttaaATGGTAGTACTAAATAAGAATAACAGCAATTGGTTaagaacacaaaaaaaaatctataccAAGTATGCCTCTCAATAGGGCATATTTTATCCAACAAAGCTCCTCCAAATTTCTTTTTATATCCCTTACCATGCTATCAATTGGGTTTATTAGATGGCCTATTTTTTCCCGTTTTACAATAATAAAATTTGTTTAAAACACAATATGATGCTTTAAAACATTTAcaagttttcaaaaaataataaaaagttaaaTTAAATAGGGTAGTGATGATGGGCAGTAAGTGGTGGAGGCTCTATTTGGATGGCTGATTTTTTGGCTATTTTAGAACAATAAAATTTGTTTAAAACACCATCTCCAATATACTTTAAAACAACcatagtttttcaaaaaaaaaaattaaatagggCAGTGGTGATTGGCAGCGAGTGGCAGAGGAAGGGATAAGTGGTTTTCTGGAAGATAGAGAGGAAGTTTTGAGTGATTTGGAAAAACATCAacatttttttctaaaacaaCTACATTTAGTTACACTAAAATTTGAGATAAACACCTAAAAATTACATC containing:
- the LOC113726900 gene encoding E3 ubiquitin-protein ligase ATL4-like, with product MSFLYPPPPPPPITTASPGGSSSTTIVIPHPQYDSSIHPDVMNDTSPSPSPSASIIIVIIVIASAIIVSASIYLLLRFLSRRCHRTFRTFSSTSVADDVVLQNRRISVSGCVDDRRVADSSLFDSLPLFTFGSVTGKLAAGDCAVCLSKFEPQDQLRLLPLCCHAFHAHCIDTWLASNLTCPLCRIAVNASDADVLSKIIASSEGTQRNNDMNSNGNNNVNRSGSFRVEIGSISSRRGTSDTSGDGRRSYSIGSFDYIVDDGCEVPVDSTHHRGVSDCTSTDKESFGIPVTGPPGESLAAEVAGGRSWLRDYVDRLSSFSFSSRTMSFRSSGRYMFGSSRRNDVVVPVADLEANPNPIGEEIGEYFRWLSGV